In a single window of the Elaeis guineensis isolate ETL-2024a chromosome 8, EG11, whole genome shotgun sequence genome:
- the LOC105050749 gene encoding probable steroid-binding protein 3, translating into MELTAQQLKGFDGSDPSKPIYVAIRGTVYDVTSGKGFYGPGGSYAVFAGREASRALAKMSKNEEDVCGNLDGLSDKEIGVLQDWEKKFQAKYPVVGRLAA; encoded by the coding sequence ATGGAGCTGACGGCGCAGCAGCTGAAGGGTTTCGACGGTTCGGACCCGAGCAAGCCCATCTACGTCGCGATCCGGGGGACGGTCTACGACGTCACCTCCGGCAAGGGCTTCTACGGCCCCGGCGGCTCCTACGCCGTCTTCGCCGGCCGGGAGGCGAGCCGGGCGCTGGCTAAGATGAGCAAGAACGAGGAGGACGTCTGCGGCAACCTCGACGGCCTCTCCGACAAGGAGATCGGCGTCCTCCAGGACTGGGAGAAGAAGTTCCAGGCCAAATATCCTGTAGTCGGCCGCCTCGCCGCTTGA
- the LOC105050748 gene encoding probable folate-biopterin transporter 2, translating into MGSPGAFQVSEDKESIEEETAGLTGEPPKEKEAIEVEQRVRALRWSPLSWFRMLADEMHWSFVFGVVIVNGISQGLGGAIWRVASDYYWKDVQKVQPSAAQVYHGITSLPWIVKPLWGILTDVLPVAGYRRRPYLILAGLVGVISMLTLSLHSKLHVVFALMAMTAGSAGVAIADVTVDACVAQNSINHPALAADMQSLCGLSSSIGSLLGFLISGLLVHAISSQGVLGLISIPFALVFSVGLVLKEMRTPNFPYRQVYQKFLQASQTMWTTLRCPDVWRPCLYMYLSLSLSLNIQEGMFYWYTDSTSGPSFSQGTIGFIFSVGSVGSLLGVLLYQNVLKECPFRCLLFWSQLLSSFSGMLDLILVFRLNLKVGMPDYFFVVIDDCVSQMVGQLKWMPLLVLSSKLCPMGIEGTFFALLMSIDNAGVLTSSWAGGLLLHMLKVTRAEFSNLWVAVLVRNIMRALPLALLCLVPKSDLSSTILPADMLTGNHELEAHEAEVDDIELVSLVDKS; encoded by the exons ATGGGTTCCCCAGGGGCTTTTCAGGTCTCGGAGGATAAGGAGAGTATAGAGGAGGAGACAGCGGGACTCACCGGCGAGCCTCCAAAGGAAAAGGAAGCTATCGAAGTGGAACAGCGGGTTCGGGCTTTGCGATGGTCCCCTTTGAGCTGGTTCAGAATGCTTGCCGACGAGATGCATTGGAGCTTTGTGTTCGGCGTCGTCATCGTGAATGGAATCAGCCAAGGCTTGGGCGGCGCCATCTGGAGAGTGGCCTCGGATTACTACTGGAAGGATGTTCAGAAAGTGCAGCCATCGGCAGCTCAGGTCTATCATGGGATAACTTCCCTCCCTTGGATTGTGAAGCCTCTGTGGGGTATTCTCACTGATGTTCTTCCTGTGGCTGGGTATAGGAGGCGGCCATATCTTATTCTCGCAG GTCTTGTGGGAGTGATCTCTATGCTTACACTTTCTCTGCACAGCAAGCTGCATGTTGTGTTTGCCTTGATGGCCATGACTGCCGGAAGTGCTGGGGTGGCAATAGCAGATGTGACTGTAGATGCCTGTGTTGCACAAAACAGTATCAATCACCCTGCACTTGCTGCTGACATGCAAAGCTTATGTGGATTAAGTTCATCCATTGGAAGCCTTCTGGGGTTCTTAATCAGTGGCTTACTTGTTCATGCAATTAGTTCTCAG GGGGTACTTGGCTTGATAAGTATCCCTTTTGCACTGGTATTTTCAGTTGGATTAGTGCTAAAGGAGATGCGTACACCAAACTTTCCTTACAGACAG GTATACCAGAAATTCTTGCAAGCCAGCCAAACTATGTGGACGACTTTAAGGTGCCCTGATGTATGGAGGCCATGTTTATACATGTACTTGTCGCTGTCCCTAAGCTTGAACATCCAAGAAGGAATGTTCTATTGGTACACAGATTCAACTTCTGGACCATCTTTCTCTCAG GGAACAATTGGCTTCATTTTTTCTGTTGGTTCAGTGGGTTCCCTACTTGGGGTTTTGCTCTACCAAAATGTTCTGAAGGAATGTCCATTCCGTTGCTTGCTTTTCTGGAGTCAGTTGCTTTCTAGTTTCTCAGGAATGCTGGATTTGATTTTGGTGTTTCGTCTAAACCTGAAGGTTGGGATGCCTGATTATTTCTTTGTTGTGATTGATGATTGTGTTTCGCAAATGGTTGGCCAGCTCAAGTGGATGCCACTTCTAGTACTTAGCTCGAAGCTCTGCCCCATGGGAATTGAAGGCACTTTTTTTGCTTTGCTTATGTCTATTGATAATGCTGGCGTGCTAACATCATCATGGGCTGGTGGCCTACTGCTTCATATGCTTAAGGTTACTCGAGCAGAATTCAGTAATCTCTGGGTTGCTGTATTGGTTAGGAACATAATGAGAGCATTACCATTAGCTCTTTTGTGTCTAGTTCCTAAAAGTGATCTGAGTTCTACCATTCTTCCTGCTGACATGCTTACTGGAAATCATGAGCTGGAAGCTCATGAAGCAGAAGTAGATGATATCGAACTTGTCTCGCTTGTTGACAAAAGCTGA